Proteins from a single region of Parasedimentitalea psychrophila:
- a CDS encoding ABC-F family ATP-binding cassette domain-containing protein, giving the protein MARIPLLQMSGIALTFGGDPVFSDLDLVVQPSDRVALVGRNGSGKSTLMKVMAGLVEADKGTIVIPPGRSVGYMEQDPSMAGFATLGDFACSELDPGELYKVERAGEGLKFDPARSVATASGGERRRAALAKLMAESPDLMLLDEPTNHLDIQAIGWLERELKSTRAAYVLISHDRAFLRALTRATLWIDRGQVRRQEKGFEDFEAWRDTIWEEEDMQRHKLNRLIKSEARWAVEGISARRKRNMGRVRALGELRAERAGQIKRQGTADFALDTSPKSGRKVIEADCVTKGFGDKQIVVDFSLKVQRGDRVAFVGPNGVGKTTLLKMLLGLETPDAGTITQGTKLEIAMFDQARDQLNPDLSLWDNLTTDPEMGVSGKADQVMVRGMPKHVIGYLKDFLFDESQARAPVRSLSGGEKARLLLAKLMARQSNLLVLDEPTNDLDIETLDLLQELLDSYDGTVLLVSHDRDFLDRVATTTIAMEGDGNATAYAGGWSDYLFQRGPVAGEKPERVKGSKGKAKQEAKAVSGLSFTEKHRLEALPAEIDRLEQEIAKLEGLMADPDLFTKQPVKFKKANEALEQRQQKLAASEEEWMVLEEKAGG; this is encoded by the coding sequence ATGGCACGTATTCCTCTTTTGCAGATGTCCGGTATTGCGCTGACCTTTGGTGGCGATCCGGTGTTTTCCGATCTTGATCTGGTGGTCCAACCCAGCGACCGTGTGGCGCTGGTTGGCCGAAATGGATCGGGTAAATCCACCCTAATGAAGGTTATGGCCGGCTTGGTTGAAGCCGACAAAGGCACAATTGTCATCCCTCCGGGGCGATCCGTTGGCTATATGGAGCAGGACCCGTCCATGGCGGGTTTTGCTACCTTGGGCGATTTTGCCTGCAGCGAGCTGGACCCTGGTGAGCTGTATAAGGTTGAGCGGGCGGGCGAAGGGCTGAAGTTCGATCCGGCGCGATCGGTTGCAACCGCCTCAGGCGGTGAGCGCCGCCGGGCGGCACTGGCCAAGCTGATGGCCGAATCACCTGATCTGATGCTGCTGGATGAGCCGACCAACCATTTGGACATTCAGGCCATCGGCTGGCTGGAGCGGGAGTTGAAGAGCACCCGCGCCGCCTATGTGCTGATTTCCCACGACCGGGCGTTTTTGCGGGCCCTGACCCGCGCCACGCTGTGGATCGACCGGGGCCAGGTGCGGCGGCAGGAAAAGGGATTTGAGGATTTTGAAGCCTGGCGCGATACCATCTGGGAAGAAGAGGACATGCAGCGCCACAAGCTGAACCGGCTGATCAAGTCGGAAGCCCGCTGGGCGGTCGAAGGCATCAGTGCGCGGCGCAAGCGAAATATGGGCCGGGTGCGGGCGCTGGGGGAGCTGCGGGCAGAGCGCGCGGGTCAGATCAAACGTCAGGGAACTGCGGATTTCGCACTGGACACCTCGCCCAAATCGGGGCGCAAGGTGATCGAGGCGGATTGCGTCACCAAGGGCTTTGGCGACAAGCAGATCGTGGTGGATTTTTCGCTGAAGGTGCAGCGCGGCGACCGGGTGGCCTTTGTCGGCCCCAACGGAGTGGGCAAGACCACGCTGCTGAAAATGCTTTTGGGACTGGAAACGCCGGATGCGGGCACCATCACCCAGGGCACCAAGCTGGAAATCGCCATGTTCGACCAGGCGCGCGATCAGCTGAACCCGGACCTGAGCCTTTGGGACAACCTGACCACGGATCCAGAGATGGGTGTATCGGGCAAGGCAGATCAGGTGATGGTGCGCGGTATGCCCAAACACGTGATTGGCTATCTGAAGGATTTCCTGTTCGACGAAAGCCAGGCACGGGCGCCGGTGCGATCCCTGTCGGGGGGCGAAAAGGCGCGGTTGCTGCTGGCCAAACTGATGGCGCGGCAAAGCAACCTGCTGGTATTGGATGAACCGACCAACGATCTGGATATCGAAACGTTGGATCTGTTACAGGAGCTGCTGGACAGCTACGACGGCACTGTGCTGCTGGTCAGTCACGATCGGGATTTTCTCGACCGGGTGGCCACCACCACCATTGCCATGGAGGGCGATGGCAATGCCACGGCCTATGCCGGTGGCTGGAGCGATTATCTGTTCCAGCGTGGCCCTGTCGCAGGGGAGAAACCCGAAAGGGTAAAAGGCTCTAAGGGCAAGGCCAAGCAAGAGGCTAAGGCGGTCTCGGGGCTTTCGTTTACGGAAAAACACCGGCTGGAGGCGCTGCCGGCGGAGATTGATCGGCTGGAGCAGGAAATTGCCAAGCTGGAGGGGTTGATGGCGGACCCTGATCTGTTCACCAAGCAACCGGTGAAGTTCAAGAAGGCCAATGAGGCGCTGGAGCAGCGGCAGCAGAAACTGGCGGCCTCGGAGGAAGAATGGATGGTGCTGGAGGAAAAGGCCGGCGGCTGA
- a CDS encoding GNAT family N-acetyltransferase codes for MSKRPEILSRGRYRARFSAGQKDLAAAQALRSLCFGSGHSDLDRFDALCCHILIEEISSADLVCCFRVLQLADGREIPHSYSAQFYGLSRLADYPHPMIEVGRFCSDPSRSDPDVLRLAWAALTRIVDGHGAQMLFGCSSFEGTEVGRHLNAFAVLQQRHLAPERWRPQAKAANLVRFGQLQQPVLKAPQVFLEVPPLLRSYLMMGGWVSDHAVVDTDLNTLHVFTGLEIGAIPASRQRLLRGLAGEF; via the coding sequence ATGTCAAAGCGCCCGGAGATTCTGAGCAGGGGTCGCTATCGGGCCCGGTTTTCTGCCGGGCAAAAGGATCTGGCCGCCGCCCAGGCGTTGCGAAGCCTGTGTTTTGGCAGCGGCCACAGCGATCTGGACCGGTTTGATGCCCTGTGTTGCCATATCCTGATCGAGGAGATCTCATCAGCGGATCTGGTTTGCTGCTTTCGGGTTCTGCAACTGGCGGATGGCCGGGAGATCCCGCACAGCTATTCGGCGCAGTTCTATGGGCTGTCCCGGCTGGCGGATTACCCGCATCCGATGATTGAAGTTGGACGGTTTTGCAGTGACCCAAGCCGCAGCGACCCGGATGTACTGCGCCTGGCCTGGGCGGCACTGACCCGCATCGTTGACGGCCACGGCGCGCAAATGCTGTTTGGCTGCTCGTCTTTTGAAGGCACAGAGGTTGGTCGTCATTTGAATGCCTTTGCGGTTTTGCAACAGCGACATCTTGCACCAGAGCGCTGGCGACCCCAGGCCAAGGCGGCAAATCTGGTGCGGTTTGGGCAACTGCAACAGCCCGTTCTAAAGGCGCCACAGGTCTTTCTTGAGGTGCCGCCCCTGTTGCGCAGTTATTTGATGATGGGCGGCTGGGTCAGCGATCATGCGGTGGTGGATACGGATTTAAACACGCTGCATGTCTTTACCGGCTTGGAGATCGGCGCGATTCCCGCCTCTCGCCAACGTCTGCTGCGGGGGCTGGCCGGGGAATTTTAG
- a CDS encoding outer membrane protein assembly factor BamE: protein MLARADWFKSAIRIVVLVGAGVAVAGCTAQYRNHGYVPTEEDLAEVVVGVDTRDSVAETIGAPSSSGVLDESGYYYIATRLRHYGPSQPKPVSRELVAISFDRSGVVSGVERFGLEYGQVIPLERRVTSSGIQDSTFLRQLLGSIGNISPGGLVD, encoded by the coding sequence ATGTTGGCAAGGGCAGATTGGTTTAAATCGGCAATCAGAATTGTGGTTTTGGTTGGGGCAGGTGTGGCCGTTGCGGGCTGCACGGCACAATACCGCAACCACGGCTATGTGCCGACTGAGGAGGATCTCGCCGAGGTTGTCGTTGGTGTTGATACGCGTGATTCGGTTGCTGAAACCATTGGCGCACCGTCATCGTCGGGGGTTCTGGACGAAAGCGGCTATTACTATATCGCCACCCGATTGCGGCATTATGGCCCCAGTCAACCAAAACCGGTGTCGCGGGAACTGGTGGCCATCAGTTTTGATCGCTCCGGGGTGGTCAGCGGTGTTGAACGCTTTGGTCTTGAATATGGCCAGGTGATACCCTTGGAGCGCCGGGTGACCAGTTCTGGCATTCAGGATAGCACATTCCTGCGGCAGTTGCTGGGCAGCATTGGCAATATTTCACCCGGTGGCCTGGTTGATTAA
- a CDS encoding YceD family protein produces MTDSLALRVADLPQNRPTTFDIRPDIAMLTALAKELGLRGLRKVKFAGKIEAQDRHDWLLTATLGATALQNCVISLDPVTARIDIPVKRYFLARAETSDEPEVEMPEDDNVEQLQSHIDPYAILIEALALALPQYPRKESAELGESVYTEPGQAPMRDEDTRPFAGLADLQSKLKPNQ; encoded by the coding sequence ATGACTGACAGCCTCGCCCTACGCGTTGCCGATCTGCCGCAAAATCGCCCCACCACCTTTGATATCCGACCGGATATCGCCATGTTGACAGCCCTGGCCAAGGAACTGGGGCTGCGCGGTTTGCGCAAGGTAAAATTCGCCGGCAAGATAGAAGCCCAGGATCGCCATGACTGGTTGCTGACCGCCACTCTGGGAGCGACAGCCCTGCAAAACTGCGTGATTTCGCTGGATCCGGTCACCGCGCGTATAGATATACCGGTAAAGCGATATTTTCTGGCCCGAGCAGAGACCAGCGACGAACCAGAGGTGGAAATGCCCGAGGATGACAATGTCGAGCAGCTACAGAGCCACATCGACCCCTACGCCATCCTGATCGAGGCGCTGGCGCTGGCGCTGCCCCAATACCCGCGAAAAGAAAGCGCCGAACTGGGCGAGTCTGTCTATACGGAACCGGGCCAGGCCCCCATGCGGGACGAGGATACCCGGCCCTTTGCCGGCTTGGCGGACCTGCAAAGCAAACTGAAACCGAATCAATAA
- the rpmF gene encoding 50S ribosomal protein L32, whose amino-acid sequence MAVQQNKVSKSRRNNRRAHDSLVAANPNECSSCGELKRPHHVCPSCGNYGEKEIVAMVDEIDEDAA is encoded by the coding sequence ATGGCTGTCCAACAGAACAAAGTATCCAAATCGCGTCGCAACAATCGTCGTGCGCACGATTCTCTGGTTGCTGCAAACCCGAACGAATGTTCGAGCTGTGGCGAGCTGAAGCGTCCGCACCATGTTTGCCCCTCCTGCGGCAACTACGGTGAAAAAGAAATCGTCGCTATGGTCGACGAAATTGACGAAGACGCGGCGTAA
- the plsX gene encoding phosphate acyltransferase PlsX — MTDQIDPSKVTASRITISVDAMGGDAGPAAVVAGIALSAEKNPDIGFILHGPVEQLKPLVAKMRGLTDRVEIRDAREVVSMEDKPSQVMRHGKKTSMWSAVESVKKGEADGAVSCGNTGALMAISMIRLRKLPGVNRPAIAILWPSRNPQGFNVMLDVGADVRADAQDLLQYALMGTSYTRNSMDIARPRVGLLNVGTEEHKGHAELKEAYSLISDHAERGNFDFVGFVEGSDIPGDTADVIVTDGFTGNVAIKTGEGTASLIRITLREAFTYSILSRLAAIFALPSLNRLSKKIDPRRVNGGVFLGLNGTIVKSHGGADATGVSAAVKLAFLLAQQGFAEKLAARVASSAPLTQSELDCVPTEVT, encoded by the coding sequence ATGACGGACCAAATCGATCCATCTAAAGTAACGGCCAGCCGAATAACAATTTCGGTCGACGCCATGGGCGGAGATGCCGGTCCCGCAGCTGTGGTGGCCGGCATTGCTTTGTCTGCTGAGAAAAACCCCGATATCGGGTTTATCCTGCACGGCCCTGTGGAACAGCTGAAACCTCTGGTCGCCAAAATGCGCGGCCTGACTGACCGGGTAGAAATCCGCGATGCGCGCGAGGTTGTCTCGATGGAAGACAAGCCCAGTCAGGTTATGCGCCACGGCAAGAAGACCTCCATGTGGTCTGCGGTTGAATCGGTAAAAAAAGGCGAGGCCGATGGCGCCGTCTCTTGTGGCAACACCGGCGCATTGATGGCGATCAGCATGATCCGACTGCGCAAGCTGCCCGGCGTCAACCGACCGGCGATTGCCATTCTTTGGCCATCGCGAAACCCGCAAGGGTTCAACGTGATGCTGGATGTCGGGGCTGATGTACGTGCCGACGCCCAGGACCTTCTGCAATATGCCCTGATGGGCACCTCCTACACCCGCAATTCAATGGATATCGCCCGCCCCCGGGTTGGACTGCTGAATGTCGGAACCGAAGAACACAAAGGTCACGCCGAGCTGAAAGAGGCCTATTCGCTGATCTCCGATCATGCGGAACGCGGCAATTTTGACTTTGTCGGCTTTGTCGAAGGCAGCGATATTCCCGGTGATACCGCCGATGTGATCGTCACCGACGGTTTTACTGGCAATGTCGCCATCAAAACCGGCGAAGGCACTGCCAGCCTCATTCGCATCACCCTGCGCGAGGCCTTCACATATTCGATCCTGTCCCGTTTGGCCGCGATCTTTGCCCTGCCGTCGCTCAATCGGCTGTCCAAAAAGATTGACCCGCGACGTGTCAACGGCGGCGTTTTTCTTGGCCTGAACGGAACAATTGTAAAATCCCATGGCGGTGCAGACGCCACCGGGGTGTCAGCCGCGGTTAAGCTGGCATTCCTTCTTGCCCAACAGGGCTTTGCAGAAAAACTGGCGGCACGGGTTGCATCCTCCGCCCCGCTTACTCAAAGTGAACTTGACTGTGTACCCACAGAAGTCACCTAA
- a CDS encoding beta-ketoacyl-ACP synthase III, whose protein sequence is MTRRAVITGVGHYLPERVVENAEFEASLETTDEWIRSRSGIERRHFAAEGETTSVLATNAAKAALADAGIKADDIDAIVLATSTSDLTFPSAATMVQAALGMTRGFAFDVQAVCAGFVYALSNANALILSGQANRVLVIGAETFSRIMDWTDRSTCVLFGDGAGALVLEAQDGAGSTEDRGILSTDLNSDGRYKDLLYVDGGVSTQNTGFLRMQGNQVFRHAVEKLASTANTALGRANLTAADVDWIVPHQANIRIIQGTAKKMGLSMDKVVVTVQDHGNTSAASIPLALSVGKQRGQIKQGDLIVAEAIGGGLAWGAVVLRW, encoded by the coding sequence ATGACGCGACGTGCTGTGATTACCGGTGTAGGGCATTATCTTCCCGAGCGTGTGGTCGAAAACGCGGAGTTCGAAGCCTCGCTGGAAACCACCGACGAATGGATCCGATCCCGCTCCGGCATTGAGCGCCGCCATTTTGCGGCCGAAGGTGAAACCACCTCGGTTCTGGCCACCAATGCCGCCAAGGCCGCATTGGCTGATGCGGGCATCAAGGCCGACGACATCGATGCCATCGTGCTGGCCACATCAACCTCCGACCTGACCTTTCCATCTGCCGCAACCATGGTGCAGGCGGCGCTGGGGATGACCCGGGGCTTTGCCTTTGATGTGCAGGCCGTCTGTGCCGGATTTGTCTATGCCCTGAGCAATGCCAATGCGCTGATTCTATCGGGTCAGGCCAACCGGGTGCTGGTGATCGGCGCCGAAACCTTTAGCCGCATCATGGATTGGACCGACCGCTCAACCTGCGTGTTGTTTGGCGATGGCGCCGGCGCGCTGGTGCTAGAGGCCCAAGACGGCGCAGGCAGTACCGAGGACCGCGGGATTTTGTCCACCGACCTGAACTCGGACGGGCGCTATAAAGATCTGCTTTACGTCGACGGAGGTGTCTCCACTCAGAACACTGGGTTCCTGCGGATGCAGGGCAACCAGGTGTTCCGCCACGCGGTGGAAAAGCTGGCCTCGACCGCTAATACCGCCCTGGGCAGGGCCAATCTGACCGCCGCCGACGTCGACTGGATCGTGCCCCATCAGGCCAATATCCGCATTATTCAGGGCACCGCCAAGAAAATGGGCCTGAGCATGGACAAGGTTGTGGTGACGGTTCAGGACCACGGCAATACCTCTGCCGCCTCCATCCCACTGGCACTGTCGGTGGGAAAACAGCGTGGCCAAATCAAACAAGGGGACCTGATTGTCGCCGAAGCAATTGGTGGTGGCCTGGCCTGGGGAGCAGTGGTTCTGCGCTGGTAA
- the ihfA gene encoding integration host factor subunit alpha: protein MSDTTLTRMDLSEAVFREVGLSRNESAQLVESMLGHMSDALVRGEQVKISSFGTFSVRDKSARIGRNPKTGEEVPIQPRRVLTFRPSHLMKNRVADGNRS from the coding sequence ATGAGTGACACGACTTTGACTCGTATGGATTTAAGCGAAGCGGTTTTCCGCGAAGTTGGCCTGTCGCGCAACGAAAGTGCGCAACTGGTTGAAAGCATGCTTGGCCATATGTCTGACGCATTAGTCCGCGGTGAACAGGTGAAAATCTCGTCTTTTGGCACCTTTAGCGTGCGAGACAAATCGGCACGCATCGGCCGCAATCCAAAGACTGGCGAAGAAGTTCCCATTCAACCACGCCGAGTTTTAACCTTTCGGCCTTCGCATCTGATGAAGAACCGTGTCGCTGACGGCAACCGGTCATAA
- a CDS encoding MerR family transcriptional regulator, protein MSKSPDAFRTISEVAEWLGIPAHVLRFWESKFTQIKPVKRAGGRRYYRPADMMLVGGIKHLLHDDGKTIKEVQALLRDHGIAHISDRSASLEQTTDPMPVIEVEASVGDFSRQPQLVSVQEKMPMNLESQQPSSRPEWGAEAADIQSEPVVDPLPETNVQPEPVPDSVPAYVPGSESEPQGDSDAGAPAETSQGASETQDPSETPDNPGGSPDSPAEVMAETGSETAAATGRPRIIEIDDTADDALSVSHTGVLAQFAGITSLPRSSQAEALICADQLRSLASPQNNPTAN, encoded by the coding sequence ATGTCAAAATCACCAGACGCCTTTCGCACCATCAGCGAAGTTGCGGAATGGTTGGGGATTCCGGCGCATGTGCTGCGCTTTTGGGAAAGCAAATTCACCCAGATCAAGCCGGTCAAGCGAGCGGGTGGGCGACGCTATTATCGCCCCGCCGACATGATGCTGGTGGGCGGCATCAAACACCTGCTGCACGACGACGGCAAGACCATCAAGGAAGTTCAGGCTCTGCTGCGCGATCATGGCATTGCCCATATCTCTGACAGGTCGGCCTCGCTGGAGCAGACGACGGATCCGATGCCGGTGATCGAAGTGGAGGCCAGTGTTGGCGATTTCTCCAGACAGCCGCAGTTGGTTTCGGTGCAAGAGAAAATGCCGATGAACCTCGAATCGCAGCAGCCCAGTTCCCGGCCCGAATGGGGCGCAGAGGCCGCGGACATTCAATCGGAGCCGGTGGTCGACCCGTTGCCCGAAACCAATGTTCAGCCCGAGCCAGTACCGGACTCTGTACCAGCTTATGTACCGGGCTCTGAATCGGAGCCGCAGGGCGACTCGGATGCGGGTGCCCCGGCTGAAACATCGCAAGGCGCCAGTGAAACGCAAGACCCCAGTGAAACGCCCGACAACCCCGGTGGCAGCCCAGATTCCCCGGCTGAGGTGATGGCTGAGACTGGCTCCGAAACGGCCGCAGCGACAGGGCGTCCTCGAATCATTGAGATAGACGACACCGCCGATGACGCACTGAGCGTCAGCCATACAGGGGTTCTTGCGCAATTTGCCGGCATCACCTCGCTGCCCCGGTCTTCACAGGCCGAGGCGCTGATTTGCGCCGATCAGCTGCGCTCCCTGGCCAGTCCTCAGAACAATCCGACAGCCAATTGA